A window of the Phalacrocorax carbo chromosome 26, bPhaCar2.1, whole genome shotgun sequence genome harbors these coding sequences:
- the LOC135317515 gene encoding uncharacterized protein LOC135317515 produces METGWSRLPRAPEPLAEVWEQAMDPWGAAEPEQTVFFGGDGGEDTYTPPMMQRTPSDPETDPPPTGDPEIVELDTTALLAHPEEGSPGDRSPAKETLRWTVVQQIDSPGAVGGRRGGKTGSGAGAFSNFKSIIVLQKSYECGECGKSFSCSSHFSKHRRTHTGEKPFLCLHCGKSFNVSSNLYRHQRAHAAERSGPPAPPARPRGLPYKCEECGKSFRRNKELVTHQRLHTGRLPFQCGHCGKSFSWSSHFDRHQRVHTGEKPYQCPECGKRFSRSSHLYRHQRTHAGGRSYICTYCGRSFGSTLHFDRHQRTHTGQRPYKCTLCRKSFGDGPALVKHQRLHLGDGPFRCEECGKAFGARAQYARHRRSLHGGGEKPYHCGDCGKSFSWSSHWERHQRIHTGERPYQCGDCGKRFGRTSHLYRHQRTHAGGQPHVCADCGKSFNSTLHFHKHQRAHAGPRHACPDCGKAFADGSALAKHRRAHAGEKPFPCPQCGRRFGVSSHLHRHLRSHGEEEPPEEPPDELTPRPPFQEMSHADIWLSQMDPPPSTHKPPAFTGSRRISMEEDPLPSLGPGGSPWRRILCLHWVQGDLHGGGSSAFIGSRGISMEEDPLPSLGPGGSPWRRILCLHWVQGDLHGGGSSAFIGSRGISMEEDPLPSLGPGGSPWRKILCLHWVQEDLHGGRSSAFIGSRRISVEEDPLPSLDPGGSPWRRILCLHWVQGDLHGGGSSAFTGSRRISMEEDPLPSLGPGGSPWRRILCLHWVQEDLHGGGSSAFTGSRRISMEEDPLPSLGPGGSPWRRILCLHWIQEDLHGGGSSAFIGSRGISMEEDPLPSLDPGGSPWRRILCLHWVERPSFGQERISTEEDPLPSLVSQGRGPWFPWDVSISLGTSLGILGISLGNSLGISLGILGISLGNSLGILGISLGNPLGISLGISLGILGISLGNFLAISLGNSLGNSLGVSLVIPLGNSLAISLVIPLDNSLAISLGISLGNSMVISLGISLGNSLSISLGILVISVGNSLGNFLGVSLVIPLGNSLAISLGMSLGNSLGKSLGISLFICLGILVLSLGISLGNSLSISLGILVISLGISLGISLGISLGISLGISLGVSLGNSLGISLGISLGNSLGISLGILVLSLGISLGNSLSISLGILVISLGISLGVSLGISLGISLGISLGISLGVSLGISLGISLGVSLGISLGISLAPLEQGGRSGPWLVLEEEEEEEEEEEEEEEEEEEEEEEEEEEEEEEEEEGGRGFTVSGSHGEPPPPGPVLGEESPRSPGGSPGEPGCAPPAAGLWGDTTHLEPPRPPTRTPHPPFFGATMQENYENVISLAEEIAISWPRITAFAESHRRRGLVSGVEAEGEQGQPEPTQIQPSAGAGSSDGGVNPDLRRQLGLILQTAGRSQVEKMLRELVREQGQGGKRRNRKKTPKDGGTGAGSGTEEDSAPRDGEETALEDADQRQSGGQAAEPPIAGKGNGGKKGGAASPASRGSCAECGMRNRSQSPVKPRRCSECGRRCRQSARQPERGGEKPHRCGDCGKGFSRGSNLAQHRRIHTGERPHRCGDCGKGFIQRSDLERHRRVHTGERPYPCGDCGKRFSVSSHLDRHRRTHAGGPGPPAQPRTRPRPPPTEASPAPHRCPECGKSFAQRSALAKHRKTHSGERPHRCGDCGKSFSRGSNLTQHRRIHTGERPFACGDCGKGFIQRSDLERHQRVHTGERPYTCAECGKSFSVSSHLDRHQKIHAAERASYRCPEHLAGFLAAHRHGRLFQCAQCGRCFGQGAALLKHQRAHGTGGTAGQPPKCPDCGKNRGGTVGLRPRGQQCMDCGRESDTGDGEMTPAAPPEKPYKCGECGKGFGQRSALVKHRRIHTGEKPYACGDCGKGFIQKSDLTIHRRMHTGEKPYRCGECGKCFSVSSNLITHQRTHLGEKPYQCPECGKSFIQRSELTIHQRVHTGEKPYKCPECGKCFSRSSHLNRHQRTHAGDKPKAAAAATSNPLPPSSAFTGAAFSPPLGGSAAPIPSLPSFPASPSPLPIPSLSSPALDLPWALSFPARAFPHPSFPSAPASGAQTSSLIN; encoded by the exons GGGGGGAGGACACCTACACCCCCCCCATGATGCAGA GGACACCGAGCGACCCCGAGACGGACCCCCCGCCAACGGGCGACCCCGAGATCGTAGAGCTGGATACGACCGCCCTGTTGGCCCACCCCGAGGAGGGTTCACCGGGCGACCGGAGCCCGGCGAAGGAGACCCTACGTTGGACCGTGGTCCAGCAGATCGACTCCCCCGGCGCGGTGGGGGGTCGGCGCGGCGGCAAAACCGGCTCGGGAGCTGGCGCCTTCTCCAACTTCAAGAGCATCATCGTGTTGCAGAAGAGTTACGAGTGCGGGGAGTGCGGCAAGAGCTTCAGTTGCAGCTCCCACTTCAGCAAACACCGGCGGACCCACACCGGTGAGAAacccttcctctgcctccatTGCGGTAAGAGTTTCAACGTCAGCTCCAACCTCTACCGGCACCAACGGGCTCACGCCGCCGAACGGTCGGGTCCACCGGCTCCGCCGGCACGTCCCCGTGGGTTGCCGTATAAATGCGAGGAGTGCGGCAAGAGTTTTCGCCGTAACAAGGAGCTGGTGACCCACCAACGGTTGCACACCGGTCGCTTGCCCTTCCAATGCGGTCACTGCGGTAAGAGCTTCAGTTGGAGCTCCCATTTTGACCGGCACCAACGCGTCCATACCGGTGAGAAGCCCTACCAGTGCCCCGAGTGCGGTAAGCGTTTCAGCCGTAGCTCCCACCTCTACCGGCACCAACGCACCCACGCCGGCGGCCGCTCTTACATCTGCACCTATTGCGGGCGTAGTTTTGGGAGCACCCTCCATTTCGACCGGCACCAACGCACCCACACCGGCCAACGACCCTACAAGTGCACCCTGTGCCGGAAGAGTTTTGGCGATGGGCCGGCGTTGGTCAAACACCAACGCCTTCATCTGGGCGACGGTCCTTTCCGTTGCGAAGAGTGCGGTAAAGCCTTCGGCGCCCGCGCCCAGTACGCCCGTCATCGGCGTAGCCTCCACGGCGGCGGTGAGAAACCGTACCATTGCGGTGATTGCGGGAAGAGTTTTTCCTGGAGCTCCCATTGGGAACGACACCAACGTATCCATACCGGCGAACGACCCTACCAGTGCGGGGACTGCGGCAAACGTTTCGGCCGGACCTCCCATCTCTACCGGCATCAACGTACCCACGCCGGCGGGCAACCCCACGTCTGTGCCGATTGCGGGAAGAGCTTCAACAGCACCCTACACTTCCATAAGCACCAACGGGCTCACGCCGGTCCCCGGCACGCCTGTCCCGATTGCGGCAAGGCGTTTGCCGACGGTTCGGCGTTGGCCAAGCACCGACGGGCGCACGCCGGCGAGAAGCCTTTCCCTTGCCCGCAGTGCGGCCGGCGTTTCGGCGTCAGCTCCCATCTTCACCGTCACCTCCGTAGCCACGGCGAGGAGGAGCCGCCGGAGGAGCCGCCAGATGAGCTCACGCCTC GTCCCCCCTTCCAAGAAATGTCCCACGCCGACATTTGGTTGTCCCAAATGGACCCACCCCCAAGCACCCACAAGCCGCCTGCTTTCACTGGGTCCAGGAGGATCTCCATGGAGGAGGATCCTCTGCCTTCATTGGGTCCAGGGGGATCTCCATGGAGGAGGATCCTCTGCCTTCACTGGGTCCAGGGGGATCTCCATGGAGGAGGATCCTCTGCCTTCATTGGGTCCAGGGGGATCTCCATGGAGGAGGATCCTCTGCCTTCATTGGGTCCAGGAGGATCTCCATGGAGGAGGATCCTCTGCCTTCACTGGGTCCAGGGGGATCTCCATGGAGGAGGATCCTCTGCCTTCATTGGGTCCAGGGGGATCTCCATGGAGGAGGATCCTCTGCCTTCATTGGGTCCAGGAGGATCTCCATGGAGGAAGATCCTCTGCCTTCACTGGGTCCAGGAGGATCTCCATGGAGGAAGATCCTCTGCCTTCATTGGGTCCAGGAGGATCTCCGTGGAGGAGGATCCTCTGCCTTCACTGGATCCAGGAGGATCTCCATGGAGGAGGATCCTCTGCCTTCATTGGGTCCAGGGGGATCTCCATGGAGGAGGATCCTCTGCCTTCACTGGATCCAGGAGGATCTCCATGGAGGAGGATCCTCTGCCTTCATTGGGTCCAGGGGGATCTCCATGGAGGAGGATCCTCTGCCTTCATTGGGTCCAGGAGGATCTCCATGGAGGAGGATCCTCTGCCTTCACTGGATCCAGGAGGATCTCCATGGAGGAGGATCCTCTGCCTTCATTGGGTCCAGGAGGATCTCCGTGGAGGAGGATCCTCTGCCTTCACTGGATCCAGGAGGATCTCCATGGAGGAGGATCCTCTGCCTTCATTGGGTCCAGGGGGATCTCCATGGAGGAGGATCCTCTGCCTTCACTGGATCCAGGAGGATCTCCATGGAGGAGGATCCTCTGCCTTCATTGGGTTGAGAGACCTTCATTTGGTCAAGAGAGGATCTCCACAGAGGAAGATCCTCTGCCTTCATTGG TTTCCCAGGGTCGTGGCCCCTGGTTTCCTTGGGATGTGAGCATCTCCTTGGGCACCTCCTTGGGCATCTTGGGCATCTCCTTGGGTAACTCCTTGGGCATCTCCTTGGGCATCTTGGGCATCTCCTTGGGTAACTCCTTGGGCATCTTGGGCATCTCCTTGGGTAACCCCTTGGGCATCTCCTTGGGCATCTCCTTGGGCATCTTGGGCATCTCCTTGGGCAACTTCTTGGCTATCTCCTTGGGTAACTCCTTGGGCAACTCCTTGGGCGTCTCCTTGGTCATCCCCCTGGGCAACTCCTTGGCCATCTCCTTGGTCATCCCCCTGGACAACTCCTTGGCCATCTCCTTGGGCATCTCCTTGGGTAACTCCATGGTCATCTCCTTGGGTATCTCCTTGGGCAACTCCTTGAGTATCTCCTTGGGCATCTTGGTCATCTCCGTGGGCAACTCCTTGGGTAACTTCTTAGGTGTCTCCTTGGTCATCCCCCTGGGCAACTCCTTGGCCATCTCCTTGGGCATGTCCTTGGGCAACTCCCTGGGTAAATCCTTGGGCATCTCCTTGTTCATCTGCTTGGGCATCTTGGTCCTCTCCTTGGGTATCTCCTTGGGCAACTCCTTGAGTATTTCCTTGGGCATCTTGGTCATCTCCTTGGGCATCTCCTTGGGCATCTCCTTGGGCATCTCCTTGGGCATCTCCTTGGGCATCTCCTTGGGCGTCTCCTTGGGCAACTCCTTGGGCATCTCCTTGGGCATCTCCTTGGGTAACTCTTTGGGCATCTCCTTGGGCATCTTGGTCCTCTCCTTGGGTATCTCCTTGGGCAACTCCTTGAGTATTTCCTTGGGCATCTTGGTCATCTCCTTGGGCATCTCCTTGGGCGTCTCCTTGGGCATCTCCTTGGGCATCTCCTTGGGCATCTCCTTGGGCATCTCCTTGGGCGTCTCCTTGGGCATCTCCTTGGGCATCTCCTTGGGCGTCTCCTTGGGCATCTCCTTGGGCATCTCCTTGGCACCCCTGGAGCAAGGGGGCCGCAGCG GgccctggctggtgctggaggaggaggaggaggaggaggaggaggaggaggaggaggaggaggaggaggaggaggaggaggaggaggaggaggaggaggaggaggaggaggaggaggagggcggccGCGGCTTCACTGTATCCGGGTCACACGGGGAGCCGCCTCCACCGGGACCGGTGCTCGGCGAGGAGAGTCCCCGGAGCCCgggggggagccccggggagCCGGGTTGTGCCCCCCCTGCCGCAG GATTGTGGGGTGACACCACCCACCTGGAACCCCCCCGTCCCCCTACCAGGACCCCTCATCCCCCATTTTTTGGGGCCACCATGCAGGAGAACTACGAAAACGTGATTTCCTTGG CGGAGGAGATCGCCATCAGCTGGCCGCGCATCACCGCCTTCGCCGAGTCCCACCGGAGGCGGGGGCTGGTGTCGG gcgTGGAAGCAGAGGGGGAACAGGGTCAACCGGAGCCCACCCAGATCCAACCCTCGGCAGGGGCCGGCTCCAGCGATGGGGGGGTGAACCCCGATTTACGCCGCCAgttgggcctgatcctgcaaacgGCCGGCAGGAGCCAGGTGGAGAAGATGCTGCGGGAGTTGGTGcgggagcaggggcagggggggaagCGCCGGAACCGCAAGAAAACACCCAAGGATGGAG GCACCGGCGCCGGGAGCGGGACGGAGGAGGATTCGGCACCGCGGGACGGCGAGGAGACGGCGCTGGAGGATGCCGATCAACGCCAAAGCGGGGGGCAAGCGGCTGAGCCCCCCATCGCTGGTAAAGGGAATGGGGGCAAGAAGGGCGGCGCGGCATCGCCGGCATCCCGGGGCAGTTGCGCCGAATGCGGGATGCGGAACCGGTCGCAGAGTCCGGTAAAGCCGCGACGGTGCTCCGAGTGCGGGCGGCGGTGTCGGCAATCGGCCCGGCAGCCGGAACGCGGCGGGGAGAAGCCGCACCGGTGTGGTGACTGCGGCAAAGGCTTCAGCCGAGGGTCTAACCTTGCCCAGCACCGGCGTATCCACACCGGTGAACGACCTCACCGTTGCGGCGATTGCGGCAAAGGCTTCATCCAACGCTCTGACTTGGAGCGGCACCGGCGGGTGCACACCGGCGAACGGCCCTATCCTTGCGGCGACTGCGGCAAACGGTTCAGCGTCAGCTCCCACCTCGACCGGCATCGCCGTACCCACGCCGGTGGACCCGGTCCACCCGCCCAACCCCGCACCCGTCCTCGACCGCCCCCGACGGAGGCGTCGCCGGCTCCTCACCGTTGCCCCGAATGCGGTAAGAGCTTCGCCCAACGCTCCGCCTTGGCCAAGCACCGTAAGACCCACAGCGGCGAACGGCCTCACCGCTGCGGCGACTGCGGTAAGAGCTTCAGCCGAGGCTCCAACCTCACCCAACACCGTCGCATCCACACCGGCGAAAGGCCGTTTGCTTGCGGCGATTGCGGCAAAGGTTTCATCCAACGCTCCGACCTGGAACGGCATCAACGGGTACACACCGGTGAACGACCCTACACCTGTGCCGAATGCGGTAAGAGCTTCAGCGTCAGCTCCCACCTCGACCGGCACCAGAAGATCCACGCGGCCGAACGGGCGTCCTACCGTTGCCCCGAACATCTAGCCGGCTTCTTGGCCGCTCACCGTCACGGTCGCCTCTTCCAATGCGCCCAATGCGGGCGGTGTTTCGGCCAAGGCGCTGCCTTGCTCAAGCATCAACGCGCCCACGGTACCGGGGGAACcgcggggcagccccccaagTGCCCAGATTGCGGGAAGAACCGGGGTGGCACGGTGGGGTTACGTCCCCGCGGTCAGCAATGTATGGATTGCGGGAGGGAATCGGATACCGGAGACGGTGAGATGACGCCGGCGGCGCCGCCGGAGAAACCCTATAAGTGCGGGGAATGCGGGAAGGGTTTTGGGCAGCGGTCGGCACTGGTTAAACACCGGCGTATCCATACCGGAGAGAAACCCTACGCCTGCGGGGACTGCGGGAAGGGTTTCATCCAGAAGTCGGACCTCACCATCCATCGCCGGATGCACACCGGGGAGAAACCTTACCGTTGCGGTGAGTGCGGCAAATGCTTCAGCGTCTCCTCCAACCTCATCACCCACCAACGCACCCACCTCGGCGAGAAACCCTACCAGTGCCCCGAGTGCGGCAAGAGCTTCATCCAACGCTCCGAGCTCACCATCCACCAGCGCGTCCACACCGGCGAGAAGCCCTACAAGTGTCCCGAGTGCGGCAAGTGCTTCAGCCGGAGCTCCCACCTCAACCGCCACCAACGCACCCACGCCGGGGACAAGCCCaaagccgccgccgccgccaccagcAACCCCCTGCCACCTTCCAGCGCCTTCACTGGCGCCGCCTTCTCCCCGCCGTTGGGCGGCTCGGCGGCCCCCATCCCCTCGCTGCCCTCCTTCCCGGCCTCCCCCTcgcccctgcccatcccctccctctccagccccgCCCTGGACCTGCCGTGggccctctccttccctgcccgcgccttcccccacccctccttcccctcgGCCCCCGCCTCGGGGGCCCAGACCTCCTCCCTCATCAACTGA